A region of Necator americanus strain Aroian chromosome I, whole genome shotgun sequence DNA encodes the following proteins:
- a CDS encoding hypothetical protein (NECATOR_CHRI.G3192.T1), giving the protein MRDQPVINTGNCNIHCGDADEKKVETVEGSRKSVFYNELSALLFIMASHQVVIVGINTNAKMGLEQQFDLLGKWYYSPSA; this is encoded by the exons ATGAGAGATCAGCCTGTCATCAACACTGGAAATTGTAACATACACTGCGGCGATgccgatgagaagaaagtag AAACCGTTGAAGGCAGCAGGAAGAGCGTCTTCTACAATGAACTCAGTGCGTTGCTGTTTATAATGGCCAGTCaccaggtggtcattgtcggaatcaacacaaatgcgaagatgggactcgaacaacaattcgatttgctaggaaaatggtattattcaCCAAGCGCATAA
- a CDS encoding hypothetical protein (NECATOR_CHRI.G3192.T2), whose product MRDQPVINTGNCNIHCGDADEKKDRRVQNLWIVSARALTETVEGSRKSVFYNELSALLFIMASHQVVIVGINTNAKMGLEQQFDLLGKWYYSPSA is encoded by the exons ATGAGAGATCAGCCTGTCATCAACACTGGAAATTGTAACATACACTGCGGCGATgccgatgagaagaaa GATCGCAGAGTACAGAATCtgtggatcgtaagtgctcgcGCACTTACAGAAACCGTTGAAGGCAGCAGGAAGAGCGTCTTCTACAATGAACTCAGTGCGTTGCTGTTTATAATGGCCAGTCaccaggtggtcattgtcggaatcaacacaaatgcgaagatgggactcgaacaacaattcgatttgctaggaaaatggtattattcaCCAAGCGCATAA
- a CDS encoding hypothetical protein (NECATOR_CHRI.G3193.T1), protein MEFEKAWEDRNPRKAYALLKYSSKMKRCSPVLNTANGVTVSEATLPIWKEHFKTLLNRLAQSAPELEHVHRSTYAVNEEPPTESEVLVCIQKMKNGKSGGDGGISAEMLKYLPPSGIREMTKIIRSI, encoded by the coding sequence atggagtttgagaaggcgtgggaggacaggaacccgcggaaagcctatgctctactgaAGTATAGCagcaaaatgaagagatgttcccctgtcctcaacactgccaatggggtaACTGTcagtgaagcaacccttccaatttggaaggaacacttcaagaccttactgaaccggctagcacagtcagctcctgaactcgaacacgttcatagatcgacatatgcggttaacgaggagccaccgaccgagtcggaggtcctggtctgtattcaaaaaatgaagaatggaaaatctggtggagacggcgggattagcgcagaaatgctaaaatatcttcctccgtctgggattcgtgagatgacaaagatcatccgttcaatatga
- a CDS encoding hypothetical protein (NECATOR_CHRI.G3194.T1), whose product MYKVVERIILDRLIKHREERTRDEQAGFRPDRFTIDQVFIVRRVIEIWQRYSKPLQLAFLDFEAAFDSPRRDRLFNALRADGVPGKFVRLLDDMNQRTTAAVRTPAGCTTPFEVITGVRQGAVAGPLLFNFAIDDIMRRTVDQCPADIVLAPSGCPLTDLEYADDVVIFAESSRKLQHVANLVSKLAAAYGQRLRAEKCKQMWISSRPRTGIRVDGQPIELVDEFCYLDCMLKNNGSYERDVQQKCAKATSAFNSLTKCLWSTSITNEVKLRVYLSAIRPIMMYG is encoded by the coding sequence atgtacaaggtagtggagcgcattatcctggatcgacttatcaaacatcgcgaagaaagaacgcgcgacgagcaagctggctttcgtcctgacCGAtttacgattgaccaggtgttcatcgtcaggagagtgatcgaaatctggcagcggtattcgaagccattgcaactagcgtttctggactttgaagccgcgttcgactctcctcgcCGAGACCGTCTtttcaacgcgctccgcgccgatggagtaccaggaaagttcgttcgcttgcttgatgatatgaatcaacgaacaactgctgcagttcgaacaccagccggatgtacaacaccgtttgaagtgataactggagtaagacaaggggcagtggcaggacctctcctgttcaatttcgcaattgacgacattatgcgaagaacagtcgaccagtgtcctgccgacattgtcttagcaccatcagggtgccccttgactgacctcgagtacgccgacgatgttgttatattcgcggaaagcagtaggaaacttcaacatgttgccaaccttgtatcgaagctggctgcagcctatggacaaCGCCTACGCGCTgaaaaatgcaagcagatgtggatctcttcgagaccgcgaacgggaatcagggtggacggacaaccgatagaactcgtcgatgagttctgttacctagactgcatgctgaagaacaatggcagctacgagagagatgttcagcaaaaatgcgctaaggccacatctgcatttaactccttaacgaaatgcctgtggtcgacctccatcaccaacgaagtcaagctgcgagtttacctatccgcaattcgccccatcatgatgtacggatag
- a CDS encoding hypothetical protein (NECATOR_CHRI.G3195.T1), whose product MERLDCTERKLLRRLLGYFWPRVCHHEDFYAKIDVVYWRMTRGRHQHLAPPSKVVKVNRLRFFGHILKETGRSPCSTSSEEFVGFELEEATWPKMEVLD is encoded by the coding sequence atggagaggcttgactgcacggaacgaaagctgcttagacggctacttggctacttttggcctagggtatgtcaccATGAAGATTTTTACGcaaaaattgatgtggtatactggcggatgacacgtggaagacatcaacatcttgcaccgccatcgaaagtggttaaagtaaatcgtcttcgcttctttggtcatatattaaaggagaccggcagatcgccttgttcaacgagttctgaggagttcgtcgggttcgagctggaagaagccacctggccgaaaatggaagttctggactga
- a CDS encoding hypothetical protein (NECATOR_CHRI.G3196.T1): protein MRFDDNRWTGAVSDWVPRDIKRTTGRPPTRWSDFFTKSFKEKYDAPRVPRERRNHWATLARDRDKWKNYWRPLDQFEDQRESM, encoded by the coding sequence atgcgctttgatgacaaccgttggaccggagccgtgagcgactgggttccccgcgatattaagcgcactacaggaagaccgccgacccgatggtcagatttcttcacgaagtccttcaaagaaaaatatgatgctcctcgtgtcccacgcgaaaggaggaaccactgggctactctggcacgcgatcgggacaaatggaagaattactggcgtccgctggaccagttcgaagatcaacgggagtcaatgtga
- a CDS encoding hypothetical protein (NECATOR_CHRI.G3197.T2): protein MCPENQVLTDSVRKLFLEEINQIRGGVVGSPMYKVGPTCNRCVDIGLPFCSDGLCSAGRLREALMSSAAISAHTTRLILTLEAFQLMHVLYHQHRYTTSLDEDYQLLLVPPQIGDGLPVSAEPGLTHDILVSRTSVRPKACNQVTGRCKGGGLESNPTNKLHMSTPGERKFSQELKGLEACNLPMGFEIFKQNTIIVKSLLIPEESLDRDLTETRRRHPLNAVYETGEELFLGTCDSRGVGGVGVLVNTSMAKNIDSFEQLTTRIGCLRMRRCGPIPAIFVAYAPTSSYEEKEVEVFYMDLEKFYQEDHAFYKVIIGDFNAKVGPRRTPEELHIGTHGLQWNDQGERLSEFIMTTKTIHGNSQFQKPFSLRWTWESPGGGYRNEIDHIIVNKRFCLTDREKSQDYHQLGSLRYASRLLEDSAMDNIDEEYDRLVEHLHDCAKKAESFKTTKRRLSLQTLELIRQRGAARAAGNQELTSEFARLCREAIREDLKERRAEVLAEAAEAGRSIRYARREFASRKTRMTALRNPKGTTIASRRGMEKIIYDSYSDLFDSHVHLPPHHLREDGQVIPEVLPSKIRHAIMSVRNRTAPGPDRIRPEHLKSLPPVLINTLTRLFTRYLSECKVPKRWKTSKTVLLYKKGDPHDIGNYRPICLLSVIYKLLTRVILNRIEKVLDEGQPCEQAGFRKGFSTIDHIHTVSKLIEVSREYKMPLCLTFIDLKKAFDSVETEAVVEALDNQGVPTQYIKVLHKGELYSNFTTGISPFYKNIIIKMKKRVRQGDTIPPKILKATLENAMRKLEWNDMGVKVDGRQLHHLRFADDILLVTPSISHAERMLTEFDETCGCIGLQLNLQKTMFMRNGWVSDAPFTAQRNEHIRMHQLRLSGSGTEHDERPDPRAGQKETSGLGSVQKHRGCSEEDQEHPAPCSPLQHHRTSCFDICFGNLGISQAGRKLGERH, encoded by the exons AGGACGTCTTCGAGAAGCGCTGATGAGTTCAGCAGCGATTTCGGCACACACTACTCGATTAATACTCACTCTGGAAGCGTTCCAGTTGATGCACGTGCTCTACCACCAGCACCGTTATACTACTTCGTTGGACGAAGACTATCAACTTTTGCTTGTTCCACCTCAAATAG gggatggactccctgtttctgctgagccaggactgactcatgacatccttgtatcccgcacgtcggtccggccaaaagcctgcaatcaagtgactgggaggtgcaagggaggcggtttggagtcgaatccaacaaataagctccacatgtccacaccgggagaacgaaagttctcccaggaACTCaagggactagaggcttgcaacctgcccatgggttttgaaatttttaagcaaaacacaatAATAGTAAAGAGTCTCCtaattccggaggaaagcctg gatcgcgatctgaccgagacgagacgacgtcaccctctcaacgccgtatatgaaactggagaagaactgttcttaggaacatgcgacagtagaggtgttggtggagttggcgtcctcgtcaacacgagtatggcaaagaacatcgactcttttgaacaacttacgacccgaatcggatgtctgcggatgagaagatgtggcccaataccagctatcttcgtcgcttacgctccaacatcaagctacgaagaaaaagaagtcgaagttttctatatggacctggagaagttctaccaagaagatcatgccttctacaaggtcataattggcgatttcaacgctaaggttggcccaagaagaacgccggaggaacttcacatcgggacccacggcctacaatggaatgaccagggagagaggctctcagagttcatcatgacgactaagaccatccatgggaactcgcaattccagaagcccttctctctacgctggacgtgggagtcaccaggtggagggtaccgtaatgaaatagaccacatcatcgtcaataaaaggttctgcctgacggac agagagaaatcccaggactaccatcaactgggatctcttcgctacgctagccggcttttggaagattccgcaatggacaacatcgacgaggaatatgaccggcttgtcgaacaccttcacgactgcgcgaagaaggctgagagttttaaaaccaccaagaggcgcctgtctcttcaaactcttgagctgatacgccagcgtggagcagcacgagccgcagggaaccaagaactcacgtccgagttcgcaaggctttgccgagaggcgataagggaagaccttaaagagagaagagcagaagtgctggctgaagctgcagaggcggggagaagtatccgctatgcccgtcgagaattcgccagtcgcaagacgaggatgactgctctccggaacccaaagggaacaaccattgcatcgagaagggggatggagaaaatcatctacgactcctactctgatctcttcgacagccatgtccacttgcctcctcaccatctgagggaagatggacaagtcattccagaggttctcccgtccaaaatacgacatgctatcatgtcggtaagaaatcgtacggcacccggtcccgacagaataagaccagaacacctgaagagccttccgccagtactcatcaacaccctgacgaggctctttacacgttatctgtcggaatgcaaggttcctaaacggtggaagaccagcaagaccgtgttgttgtataaaaagggagatccacatgacatcggcaactatcgcccaatctgcctactgtccgtcatctacaagctcttaacaagagtaatccttaataggattgaaaaagtcttggatgaaggacagccatgcgagcaagcagggtttcgaaaaggattcagcacgattgaccacattcacactgtttcgaaactcatcgaggtatcacgagagtacaagatgccgctctgtctcaccttcatcgacttaaagaaggccttcgactcagttgagacggaagcggtcgtggaagccttggacaaccaaggcgtccctactcagtacataaaggtacttcataaaggagagttgtacagtaacttcacgaccggaatttcgccattctacaagaacatcatcattaaaatgaagaagagggtccgacagggtgatacaattccACCCAAAATACTCaaagccaccctcgagaacgcaatgcgaaagttggaatggaacgacatgggagtgaaggttgatggtcggcagctacaccatttgcgctttgctgatgacatcttactggtaacacctagcatcagccacgcggaacgaatgctgaccgaattcgacgaaacatgtggatgcatcggtcttcagctgaatctacaaaagacgatgttcatgcggaacggatgggtctcggatgccccattcactgctcaacggaacgaacatatccgaatgcaccagctacgtttatctgggtcgggaactgaacatgatgaacgacctgacccccgagctgggcagaaggagacgagcggcttggggagcgtacaaaagcatcgaggatgtagtgaagaagaccaggaacacccggctccgtgctcacctcttcaacaccaccgtacttcctgctttgacatatgcttcggaaacctgggcatttcacaagcaggaagaaaactcggtgagcgtcattga